A single Sulfurimonas crateris DNA region contains:
- a CDS encoding type II toxin-antitoxin system YafQ family toxin codes for MFTILETKKYIKDIRKLQLETLQNVRLNIYLQALRNGYRLDPAARCKKLRNEWSGFYEISLGLDLRLIYRISEDTLELIRIGTHAQLFRSL; via the coding sequence ATGTTTACTATTTTAGAAACAAAGAAGTATATCAAAGATATACGAAAATTACAGCTAGAAACACTTCAAAATGTAAGGTTAAATATATATTTACAAGCTCTCAGGAACGGTTATAGACTTGACCCTGCAGCAAGATGTAAAAAACTACGCAATGAGTGGAGTGGATTTTATGAGATCTCTCTTGGATTGGATCTAAGATTGATCTATAGAATTAGTGAAGATACGCTAGAACTCATAAGAATAGGCACGCATGCTCAACTCTTTAGATCTCTATAA